The nucleotide window CCGCTCTTTCGCCGCTCCCCACTTCTCTCTCCGATTTGTTCCCCCCGTTCTGCGTACAGATTAGGCCTCCCTCTCGGtcaacaaattttttttcgtgctcCCACGTGTTGCATTTCCGtgtatgtaattttttggcCACTTGGCGAACCACATTTGTTATCACTTAACCCACGCGCGTTGTTCTCCTGGCCTAAACTGATCACTCGCGGTGGGCTACGCACAACACGGtattgtttttccccccatgcAACTTGCAGCGGGGTCGTTCGAACCGTTCTTTGGAGGGCCCGCAACGGGGAGTGCCCCCGCCCCTACCTACACAGACTTGCTAGCAGTGCATGCCGAACGTGCACTGGTGTGGGTAGGCGGTAAGCGGATATGCTGCtgatatttttccctttcggtTGCCCCGCTTGGGCAGACGCTACTCAACTATATAGgcatttctcccccttgcGAAGTGCTAAACGTATGCTTAGCGCGTAGAGGCCGTTCTACCTGGTCCTCCCATAGGAGGGCAGCCCACTCCTTCCACTTCCCCACAGGGTAAGCCGCTCCTCAAGCAACACCGCCAGTTTGCTTTTGCCAAACGGAGACCATTCCTGCCGCCGAGTATGCACGTTCAGCGGTAGAGTGGCACGTCGAGAACGCAATCAAAGTGTTCATCAGTTTGAgtttaagggaaaaaaaaaaaaatcaaattagGGAGAACGCGAAGAAGAGCAGCGTAGTGGgggcaaaacaaaaaggtgTTAAAGAAAAGGTCCCTctgttttgcattttgccactttgctactttgttattttatcattttattgtttttttttttttttttttttttcccttattcCCAACCAAATCATACACACGGGGTGACCACTGCGCGGAAATGTACATGGCCGTGCcgggggtggggggaaaaaagcgaaTTGGATGCGTTGGCGAAAGTTTAACATAACACAAAGACGGggccggaaaaaaaaaaaagggaaggacgTGCGAGCATGCACGGGGAGAAGTTCTGCATGTAGAGTACAGCTACCTGGGGGGAGGCACTTCCAGCGGCGCAGTTGGAAGGGGGTCTTCGACGGGTCGCACTTTGGCTTCCACGCCGCATCGCCGCCGCGTCGCCACCGCGTCGCCACCGCTTCGACGGCGCTTCCtcgccgcttcttcaccgcttctccgtGAGGGCGCGGATGGCGCGGACCAAATACCTGCAGTTGTCCACGAGCAGCTTGTTGAGCGGGATGATCTCGATGATGGTGTAGTTCTTCTTGAGCTCGTCCATGTGGGAAGTCATGTAGGCCTTgatgcggaaaaaaaactcattCAGCTTGGCCTTCTCAATGAggtcaaaattttcaatattttccTGCGTGACGTACTCCTGCCTGAGGGCCATAAATTCGTCGGCGGAGAGGCCATTCATGATGGTACGCGCGCACCCCGCAAAGGCGGAGGCCCTCAAGGAGTCCGTGCTGTCTGTGATTTTAAGATTAATAGAGTAGTTATACACAGGGGTGTTATTCTTGTTGCACTTGGCGCAGTACATTGATTGGTCCATCATTTGGGATGAGCTTATgtcgtcttcttcctcctccacgaCGTTggtaatcatttttttattgcaatCTGGGCAAGCCGAGTACACAGGGATGGAGTTATAAATATGGTCTATAAAGCCGAAGGTTGTAAAAACGATTCCTTTTCCAGACAAGGCATCTTCATTTGCCAAATTGacatcctttttaatttcctcaaTCGTTTTTTGCAACTCTATGTGGAAGCTACTCGTGTTTACATTCACCGAGTGGTAAAGATTCTGTTTGTTGCTGCTCCACCAGGTTTGTAGCACGTAGGCTCTGTCAATTTCTGGGTTTACATCAATTTTGGTTTTGGGGTGTGACTCTAGTTTTTTGCCCTGCCACTCTCCAACCTTTAAGTACTTAAAGCAGATGATGCTGTTATCTCTGAGGCAGTCTTCTTCAACTTTCAAGGCATGCTCCCCCCACAGAGTTACATTAATAGTTTCGTTGCTATCGTCTATCAGAATGAGGTCCCTCTTCTCTTTATACTGTCCCGTTTTTTTAATCAATATCTGCATGGTTTCTTGGAAGCTGAACACCACTCCTATTACATCTACTAGCGAACCCGTGTTCATATTCTTTATGGTGTCTATAGATGCAAAgttgtaaataaatttggGGATGTTATCATTCTCTTCTAGCAATTCTATGATTGAATTTTCATCTAGGGTAATCTCACAGTCATGTTTTAGggtattaaattttttattagctgcttttatatttcctttgCTTATTTTATAGATCCTACCCACTTGGAGGTAGTCATACCATCTGTCGACGGCCTTTCCGAAGAAGTTTGCTTTTATCTCCCCATCCTCATCACACAGTTCTATGTTGAATACCTTCCCTTCTTTGTTACCTGAGTAGAACCTCCTGACGTTGTCCTTGGACTGAACCCTCGCCTTGATGATCCATTTGGAAGAATATTGGGAAAGCTTATTAATTTGCATCAATATCCCgtcgttcatttttataactgCGCTGCTGCTTTGCTGGTAGGGTGCGCACTTCCTGCTGTTCCTGCTGGaggtgttttcttttaatatacTCTTCGTGTCGTTCCTCCTATCGGGGGGATACTCCTCCATATCGTTTAGCGTCTCCTTCGTCTCCTGCAGACTCCCCATGCTTTCGCTTCTCGCCTTCTTGCTCGATTGCGCCCCGCCCCGGTCCCCACTGCCGTTACGCTCATTGCCTCCGCTTCGTGCGCCGGGTGGGCCGtaatttctcccccccctgtgatTGTAGCCTTCAGCAGGGGTCATCTCCTCAGGGGGGGCATACCTATCATGTATCGCCTCTTCGCTTCTACTAAGCTTCGCCACCTCTCCGTTGTAATTCCTACCGTTCCTTCCCCCCACAATGCCATTCCCGTATGGCGCCCCTACCCTTCCGTGGTACGCCTCATCGTCCACCCCCCTGCAGTGGTCACCCTCTTCTGCATCACGTGGGGGGTAGCCGTAGTAGTCACGCGCCCCACTTGCGTTTTTACTcatgctgctgctccccctgccGCTTTGGTAATAGCTCCTCTCTTCTGGGGAGCCCCTCTCTGGGTGATTCGCAGAGGGGCCATACCGGCCCTTGTACTCCCCGGCGGTGGCTGCTCCCAACCCGGGTGGTCCCTCCTCCATTTCCCCCTCGTACATGTAGGCGTTCGAGTTGCTCGTGCGCGCCTTGGGGTGGCTTCTACTGATGCTTTCCCCCAGAGGGGGTTCTTCTCTGTACACGCTTGAGCCCATGGGGGGGCCCACTCCGGGCTCGTAACCGTTGCCGCTTCTGCCGATGCTTCCGCTTCTACCGTCGGTCGGTTCTCCTGCAATGTGGTGCGTCCTGCTCTTACCGCTGCTGTAGTGGTCCTTTCCATAAGCGCCGCTTACACTGCTTACACTGCTTGCACTAATCGCTGTGCTCGCCCCGTTCGGATCATACGCCGTGGTGTTGTTCCGCTTGCTGTAGGGCTGGCTCGCCCTCTGCGACGCGGGGTTCTTTGGGTGCGAGAGAGATGCGGCCTCGTGCGGGTTCCTCTCCAATTCGCTTGCACCGTACGGGGGGTAGTCGCGGCAGGAGAAACTCTCGCCCTGCGCGAACTTGGCCGCGCTGGGGGGGTCACTGGACCTGTCGGGGaattgcttccccctccccttaTCTTCTGCCACTCTGCCGTGGTGGTAATTTTGCGGGGCCTCCCTATACGGCGGCCGCTCCCCATGAGGGGGTCGCTCCCCATAAGGAGGCCTCTCCCCATATGCAGCACTGCCATTCTTGCCCACTAACTCCTTGGTCAAATTTTCGCCTGACGCACGCTGGCACCTGTCGTAGTGGTCAGCCCTGGGGTCCCCTTCCGGGCGCTCACTCAATTTGGAATAGCCAGCCGGAGGAATAGCACTACTACTGTATTCTGCTCCTGATCCTGCTCCCGCCCCTGCGctccccccgcgggggtAATAATTGCCTTCCCTCGCTTTGCCCTCATTTCCGTGTTCACTCGAATAGCGCGAAATAACGTTGCTGGTCCTGGCTTTCCCTTCGGCGCTGTATTCGCTGGCGGGTCTGGAGCCCCCATCCTTAGAGGcgctttcccctttcgcaTTCAGCAGAAGGTAGGAGATACTCTGCAGCTGGTACCTCCGAAAGAGGTCCTCAATGTCAAAGTATTCTACACTCATAAGCACTCTaagtttttttgttaatatgaAAAGCTTCCCATAGTAATTTGTGATAGAGAAATTTTCTATGgctattaatttttttacataggAGATGGGCGCACTGCTCATGCTTGCTTCCTCTGTCCCCACATGCACAATGGCGTAGTATTGCGGGGGGATCGTTCCATCtatcacttttaaaaaaatttgattggCCCCAGCATTCATTTGGCTGAAACATATTAACGTTACTTGAGAGTTTAACCAGCCTATGCTTTCCTCTGAGCTGGGCtctgtaaaaaatttgaatataaaGTCCGGCGTTGCCTTGGACAGGATTTCTTCGTTCCTATTCATTTTGACTTACACTGCTGTGCGTTTATGAAGAGGCGGGATGGATGGGGTGAGAATGCTGGCTGCTCGAACCTCTGATGGTGTGTCGACTGTACAATTTGTTCAGACGTGAAGACTAAGGCGCCGCCGGGGTGGACTCGAGGTCTACACTTCCCAGCCCGGGTGCGCGCTCGGCACACGCATAATACGCAGAATACGCAGCATAGGTAGAATACGAAGCATACACGGCATACACAACTATCGCGTGACTAACGGGGATGTACACAACGAACTGAAGAAATGCTCACTTGGGAGGGGTCaagtgtgggggggaaaagcatCCACAAGGGCGTCCACCTAGCGTTGTTCAGCCATCTCCCTTTCGcgagcgaaaagggaaaaaaaggcgcggAACAAAAATGTCTTATTGCCCTTTGGACTCCCCCActtgcttccccttttcttcaaGCAGCGgcatgcaggggggggtgtatatacatgtgcaggTGCGGGTGGCTAAACCAGCGCGCTCACCATCGCGCGTGCACGTAAGGTACACTCCTGCGTACACTCACGCTTGCACTCACACTCACACTCACACTCACACGCACGAACCATTAAAGTGACCTTAAaagtgaaacaaaaaaaagcaaactgGAAAACGTGCTAACATAACAAgctttttaagaaaaaaaaaaagaggcggCGGCATACATACTCTCCATAAATGAGGATATCCCTTCGCAAATATATtcgcaccaaaaaaaaaaaaaaaaaaaatggttccTTCCTCCTACTTGGTCAGAGATAATGTCACAAAAATTTGATCAAAagggctcctcctcctggttGGGCGGGCTTCCTTCTTCTCactgattcttttttttttttcttcacctcaTTTGGCGTTTCTGAACGTGGCCTTTCCCCTTTCTCGACTGCGTCGCTATTTACGTggtaactttatttttttttttttttaaaacacatGAATGTAGCTACCACCCACCTGCTGTGTACGCCCACTCCTCATGACACACATGTAAGTATGTACTTATGTGCGTGAAAGGAATgacggggaaaaaactgTGTAGCGTTTTTTATGAGCGCAGAGAGGGAGGGGCTTCCATATAcctgccttttttgccccttcaaAATTGCTACCTATTGCAACCCGTTTGGCTTAAAAGagaattttttccccgcgAGTGGAAACTCACTGAGGGGTGGGCACACCAGCTGGGGTAGACTGCCGTTTGATCTGCTTCCATTTGCTGCCCCCCACCGAGGGGTTCCTTGAGAAAGACCTGAAGAGCCCCCAATAGGGTGAGCacaacaaataaaaagaaggccACCAATTTGAGTTATAGCAAATTAACACCTCGTTGGGAGGATGCTCAAGTTAAAGAACACCAAGACaagaatttcccccccgtgtTCACAAACAATTCAGAGTGACCCCCGCTAAAGTGgctcctcccccatttggtggtGACCCCTCCTCAGGGCGATCGCACCCGAGGTTGGCGCCGGAAAGGTTTTATAATGCCGCCCAGCCGCaccctcctcctgctcctcTTAAACTTTCTAATTTGTGTGAGCACCATAcagtgggaagaaaaaattgtgaaggtACTCCCAGCGGATTACACCAATCGGAAGGACCTTCCGCCAATTGTTCGACCAACGAGATGGTTAACACGAAAATAGGTGTGTGCTGTTGCTCATCAACCCATCTGCTTCTCCACCCCCCTTTCAGTACCCAAGCTTCATTTGCGCTGAGCAGAAATTCGCACCGTGGAATAAACCCACAAGCAGACTGCGCCTCCACGTGAACAAGTCATATCAAAATAAATTCGAATTGATAAGCAAAAAGTTGGAAGGCATAGGAGTGTTCCCTAAGGACATTGAAGAAACGTTCATCAAGGGCACGGGAAAAGGAGGGCAGAAGGTTAACAAAACGAATAACTGCGTCATGATTAGATATGCCagcggggagggggagaaaataattatcaaATGCCACAAGCACAGGTTAGGAGGGCCAACTGGGAGAAAGAAAGAGCGGGAAAAATGAGCTGAAGGAACTTTGGTGATTCCCTTTGGAGTTGCGAGACAGACTGCGCTGCCCTCCCGTCTTTGCCACTAACCCCCAACTCCTTTTACGCCTCGGTTGTGCATCACCAGTGTGTATAACCAATATGTGTGCGTGTGTATGTTTATACATttacgtgtttttttttttccattttggccaCCCCCACGCAGGTGCTtacaaaaaaacagaatatACGCGCGGGAGCTGCTGTACGATAAAATTACTTCCGTCAGGGACAACCTGGAGGATGCCATTACGCACGAAATTGAAGTAAGTCCGGCCACACAGgttcctcccttttgcgcgAGCATTTAAGGATGGCCCCAATTATGTGAATGGTCTGCCTGCCCGGTGAATGCTTCAACTTCGTTCACCCCCTCATATGTAATGGCACGGCAAAGCAAGCAcaccatttatttatttttttatttatttatttatttatttatttattttattttttttttttttttttccaaaaaccAACCCGCAGAAGGAAAAGCGAAGAGTGTTAAAACCGACGGATAGGGAAAAGAGGGAGTCaataaattataagaagCGCAGATCGGAGGTGAAAAGCAATCGGCAAAAGAACTTTCGCTATGAGGATGACATTGGTTGAAATTTCCTCAattgtgtcattttttttttttttttttttgtccatcCTCCCACACGTTTGTATAAACAGTTACAATGGCGTCTCCCCCTCTCTGGCAGCGTCCGCATGAGGTGAATTTtatctccccattttgtcccTCCAATGAATGTACACTTTTTGGTGgcttcattttcccccttttcgaaaTTTACGTTGCGCGTGTTTGACCCACCGGTTGGCCGTCACCCCCAGCCGCTGTTGGTGCTATGCTGCCGTTTCGAGTGGTCAAATGGGGCAGGACAGAAAAAGCGAGCCAGGTGTCCGTTGTGTAGGTTTTTATTCATATGTTCGAATGTTCGAATGTTCATATGTCCCTATACTCACGTGGAGTGCCGCGTCCGCGCTTGCGCCCCCCGCCAGGTACGCATTGCGGTCTTTTTTGGCGGCAAACACAATTTGGTTTTCACCCCATTCGTGAGGAGGTGGCCCTTTTCCCGTCTTGCGCAACAAAAAGTAAAGCAGTTCAACGGTGGGTCATCCTTCACAAAAAGTACATCCTCACGGTACGTTTCGTAAATCACGTTAAGCTTTTTGCCACAAGGCATCAAATGGAAGAGCGAAAAAgttacgcttttttttttttttttttttttttttttttttcttcctcttgagCAATGTCGCtcagaaaaaattacaaattcCTCTTTACGCGCGAGCACAATTGCAGATATGGCGAAAGGTCCATTCGAACGAATTACGGCGAACTGTCCCTTTgatttttcgttttcactCCATGCGTACAAACAATCctcaaaaaatggataacattttttgcatgaaaaaatgaaaataaaaaaatgcgacGCAGCGTAGGCAGCAGCAGAGCCATATGCCGCGGAAGAAGAGCACAGCAAAGTTGGCGGGGAAGGGATTCCTCACCTCTCGCGCGATCGACGAAGGCACAA belongs to Plasmodium vivax chromosome 3, whole genome shotgun sequence and includes:
- a CDS encoding replication factor a protein, putative (encoded by transcript PVX_000765A), giving the protein MNRNEEILSKATPDFIFKFFTEPSSEESIGWLNSQVTLICFSQMNAGANQIFLKVIDGTIPPQYYAIVHVGTEEASMSSAPISYVKKLIAIENFSITNYYGKLFILTKKLRVLMSVEYFDIEDLFRRYQLQSISYLLLNAKGESASKDGGSRPASEYSAEGKARTSNVISRYSSEHGNEGKAREGNYYPRGGSAGAGAGSGAEYSSSAIPPAGYSKLSERPEGDPRADHYDRCQRASGENLTKELVGKNGSAAYGERPPYGERPPHGERPPYREAPQNYHHGRVAEDKGRGKQFPDRSSDPPSAAKFAQGESFSCRDYPPYGASELERNPHEAASLSHPKNPASQRASQPYSKRNNTTAYDPNGASTAISASSVSSVSGAYGKDHYSSGKSRTHHIAGEPTDGRSGSIGRSGNGYEPGVGPPMGSSVYREEPPLGESISRSHPKARTSNSNAYMYEGEMEEGPPGLGAATAGEYKGRYGPSANHPERGSPEERSYYQSGRGSSSMSKNASGARDYYGYPPRDAEEGDHCRGVDDEAYHGRVGAPYGNGIVGGRNGRNYNGEVAKLSRSEEAIHDRYAPPEEMTPAEGYNHRGGRNYGPPGARSGGNERNGSGDRGGAQSSKKARSESMGSLQETKETLNDMEEYPPDRRNDTKSILKENTSSRNSRKCAPYQQSSSAVIKMNDGILMQINKLSQYSSKWIIKARVQSKDNVRRFYSGNKEGKVFNIELCDEDGEIKANFFGKAVDRWYDYLQVGRIYKISKGNIKAANKKFNTLKHDCEITLDENSIIELLEENDNIPKFIYNFASIDTIKNMNTGSLVDVIGVVFSFQETMQILIKKTGQYKEKRDLILIDDSNETINVTLWGEHALKVEEDCLRDNSIICFKYLKVGEWQGKKLESHPKTKIDVNPEIDRAYVLQTWWSSNKQNLYHSVNVNTSSFHIELQKTIEEIKKDVNLANEDALSGKGIVFTTFGFIDHIYNSIPVYSACPDCNKKMITNVVEEEEDDISSSQMMDQSMYCAKCNKNNTPVYNYSINLKITDSTDSLRASAFAGCARTIMNGLSADEFMALRQEYVTQENIENFDLIEKAKLNEFFFRIKAYMTSHMDELKKNYTIIEIIPLNKLLVDNCRYLVRAIRALTEKR
- a CDS encoding hypothetical protein, conserved (encoded by transcript PVX_000760A); protein product: MPPSRTLLLLLLNFLICVSTIQWEEKIVKYPSFICAEQKFAPWNKPTSRLRLHVNKSYQNKFELISKKLEGIGVFPKDIEETFIKGTGKGGQKVNKTNNCVMIRYASGEGEKIIIKCHKHRCLQKNRIYARELLYDKITSVRDNLEDAITHEIEKEKRRVLKPTDREKRESINYKKRRSEVKSNRQKNFRYEDDIG